The nucleotide window ACTTGAAGAATCAGTTTTGAATCGAGGATTACCTGTTGGCGTGCTCCCCCGCGTCGGAGGTCTTTGACGGCCTTGTTGCCCTCTTTATCGCTGTCAAGAAGCACGATTACAGCTGGTTTTACTATGTCGCGGCCTCTAGCCAGATAGACTATGTAGGGGACATGTGAGGCAGAGCCCGCAGGGACAATCGTGATGTGGTTTAGATCGAGGGTTTCACGTTCTCCTGTACCCTCTGCTCGCAGCAACGCCGCAGCTCCTGCTAAGAGCATCTGATCCGCTGGTCCTTCAACCACCAAATTGCAATTACCGATAAACGTTGTTTCACCTACAAAAGCTCCAAATGCAGACCTCAAAGGTTCGTAGTGATTCTTTGACACGTCGCGAACTACTCTCGTCCCTTCGTCACTAACGCCCTTTTCAAGCACACGAATCCGCTCTGCGTGATTTTTATCTATCAAGAATGGCGAGTGGGTAACATACACGACTTGCACAGGAGGGCGGCTCCCCTCGGGGTGCGCGAAAGCATCAAACAGCTTCAGCAGGTCCTGCTGACCTTGGCTTGATAGGTACGCGTCGGGTTCATCCATAAGTAGGATTTCGGGTGTCCGACCTTCAGGCTGGTAGCCGAGATACTGAATGTAATAGCTCAGAAAGTACTTGAGACCGCTGCTTCTCTCTCCAAACGAGTATTCGGTGCCGGTCCGATCTCTGATCGTGAAGACAAGATCAAACTCGCGAGGTGACACCATCAGATGAAAGTCGCGGTCTTGAACCCACCAGCGGGGGAAGTTCAATGCGACGTCGAGTGCATTATTTATCTCTTGAATAATGCCGTTGACGTATGCGTCTTTCTCATCCCGCAGTGCGTCATACAGCTCGCGTAGAGCCTGCGGGTCGACTTTCGCGATGCCACAGATCAGCTTTCTGGCAAGTTCTAGCTCTTTATTCCGTCGCGTCTCACCCTTTACCTGTTCGTCACTGATGTCGGTAGCCTGCGAAAAGAACTTGAACTTGGCCGCTATGGCAGCAGCAGCTTTGGTTATGGACTCAGCAGATTCAAACCACCCAGCCCCATCGTAAAGACCTTCGGCGAGCTGGAATCTTCTGCGTCGTCCGACTTGGTCGAGCTTGTGCGGGTTGTCCAAACCTGCCAAGAAGCGAATCGGCACATTCTCGGGAAGGCCAATGTCGGCATCGATACGAAACGTGGCCGGAAACAGTGCTTGAAGTTTCGCGGGTTCCTTGACTTCGCACTTAACGAAGCCATCTCCATCCGGAATGAAGACTTCGAAACTACTTCGTTCATTTCGAAAAACAATGAACTGCTTCACTTTGTGGGCCGATCGTGGCAGTTCACAAGCCTCCGCTAGCGATTTTGCGTCTTCCTCGTCCAAGTCAGTCCATTCAAGTCCGAAATCAGGCCACCGCATCTTGTCCCGCTCGACAGCAAAGAACTGCGAGTACCGACAGAAGTCGGAACGTTCTATGCCTTCACCTGTGATGCCTTTTTCGATTGCAGAAAGAAGGTGCGACTTCCCAGATTCGTTCGCACCGACAATGGTGGTTACATGAGGGTCGAGTGACACAGCAACGTACGGATACCACAGCGACCCGCCTCCTAAACCTTCCCAATCACGACGCTTGGCTGAAGGATGGAACTTCCGTAGATAGTCGTAGTTGAACGACTTGTAGAAGCGAACGAAAACTGTTTTCAGGATCATGACCTACCCAACTCAGATGGCGATCTAGGGGCAATGCGTAGATTATAGGGCCCAATGGTCGGCTGCACGAGTAGGGCTCT belongs to Lacipirellulaceae bacterium and includes:
- a CDS encoding AAA family ATPase; its protein translation is MILKTVFVRFYKSFNYDYLRKFHPSAKRRDWEGLGGGSLWYPYVAVSLDPHVTTIVGANESGKSHLLSAIEKGITGEGIERSDFCRYSQFFAVERDKMRWPDFGLEWTDLDEEDAKSLAEACELPRSAHKVKQFIVFRNERSSFEVFIPDGDGFVKCEVKEPAKLQALFPATFRIDADIGLPENVPIRFLAGLDNPHKLDQVGRRRRFQLAEGLYDGAGWFESAESITKAAAAIAAKFKFFSQATDISDEQVKGETRRNKELELARKLICGIAKVDPQALRELYDALRDEKDAYVNGIIQEINNALDVALNFPRWWVQDRDFHLMVSPREFDLVFTIRDRTGTEYSFGERSSGLKYFLSYYIQYLGYQPEGRTPEILLMDEPDAYLSSQGQQDLLKLFDAFAHPEGSRPPVQVVYVTHSPFLIDKNHAERIRVLEKGVSDEGTRVVRDVSKNHYEPLRSAFGAFVGETTFIGNCNLVVEGPADQMLLAGAAALLRAEGTGERETLDLNHITIVPAGSASHVPYIVYLARGRDIVKPAVIVLLDSDKEGNKAVKDLRRGGARQQVILDSKLILQVGDLEEIDLADNQHLLETEDLVPLSICVEAVSVYFAEVYGVDENAVQEITADSISKHLNENTSVFKAIEAELAGLEEPLHIEKMGFARAVLSVVNRRIVSANDQDKDPDALAFLQNMRVLFAALTLRQRQAERDTKVDRVSQKIERLKSAFANDHSTSASREQVLLLFEEVDAVLDSSDESNAIRLIVHQIKQEYQIEEDVTEPVARYDDFLQRLDHLRYAGRLATQEPEPAQEVDDPSVVLDSKPTGNNEQKKRPEAATVENTE